From one Verrucomicrobiota bacterium genomic stretch:
- a CDS encoding inorganic diphosphatase, translating to MNDTSDYWQTLEQLIRQNGVTIDRPKGTAHPRFPDRIYPINYGYIPGTYSADGEGIDVFLGTKSEESIQGIICTFDDMKRDAEIKVLYRCTEAEIQIASRLLSHPPMHSLLILRDRTL from the coding sequence ATGAATGATACGAGTGATTATTGGCAGACGTTAGAACAATTGATTCGCCAAAATGGCGTTACCATCGACCGGCCTAAAGGAACAGCACATCCCCGGTTCCCAGATCGTATATACCCCATTAATTATGGGTATATCCCGGGAACATATAGCGCGGATGGTGAGGGCATTGACGTGTTTCTAGGAACGAAGTCGGAGGAGTCGATACAGGGCATTATCTGTACTTTTGACGATATGAAAAGGGATGCCGAGATTAAAGTTCTCTATCGCTGTACGGAAGCAGAGATTCAAATTGCATCACGACTGTTATCTCATCCGCCCATGCATAGTTTGCTCATTCTACGCGACAGGACTTTGTGA
- the tmk gene encoding dTMP kinase has product MRGEIISFEGIEGTGKSTQIQYLQQFLADQNIEAQAVREPGNTYIGERIRALLQNDAAADNMCPETELLLYEASRAQLIREFVAPRIEQGQWVIFDRFFDSSVAYQGAARGLSTEIVQMLNDFAVQNYRPRLTFLLDIDIDTAFQRLQQRQTAKDRIEQESSDFFEKARQKYLEMATAEPKRFVILDGKLSSEDLAAIIREHVQKIFHF; this is encoded by the coding sequence ATGCGGGGTGAAATCATTTCCTTCGAGGGCATTGAGGGCACCGGTAAATCGACACAGATCCAGTATCTGCAGCAGTTTTTGGCTGACCAGAACATCGAGGCGCAGGCCGTACGCGAACCCGGCAATACCTATATTGGCGAACGCATCCGTGCACTTCTGCAAAATGATGCCGCCGCCGATAATATGTGTCCCGAAACCGAGCTTTTGCTCTACGAAGCGAGCCGCGCACAGCTCATCCGGGAATTTGTCGCCCCACGGATTGAGCAAGGTCAATGGGTTATTTTTGATCGGTTTTTCGACTCTTCCGTTGCCTACCAAGGCGCAGCACGCGGCCTTTCGACGGAAATCGTCCAAATGCTTAACGATTTCGCCGTTCAAAATTACCGCCCGCGACTGACTTTTTTACTCGATATCGACATCGATACGGCATTTCAACGCCTACAACAGCGCCAAACTGCCAAAGATCGCATCGAACAGGAATCTTCGGATTTTTTTGAAAAAGCCCGCCAAAAATATCTTGAGATGGCTACAGCAGAACCCAAACGTTTCGTCATTCTGGATGGCAAACTTTCTTCAGAAGATCTGGCCGCAATAATTCGTGAACACGTCCAGAAAATCTTTCATTTCTAA
- a CDS encoding metallophosphoesterase: MAKTSNSQPTAKVTAQVAQIPVSSAAPSSRFERFLARYGYNSLGEKVSADQQPQAAVAAQSVAQMAKTSNSQPTAKVTAQVAKASSSSQGNSQSKQYRVSRKVPVYIFTDPHFDTVALNKIVELKNAGAIVAVVGDFVGTVKRNPDGSCVGGYHGNDQPQKIIDILKNGRGTSGHIVAGYGNHEFYSKEFSGKIDNLQKFGKALTAAGVEPTNLCPGDKGAAPYVKIGNCYFFSYSTEEYSQSMTNEDKQQYERWSIKKIADEIKRVCDSKTEEIFLLNHAKLSESEKITTGVIQRLQSFSKGLKFDLNKVYITASAAHDHYYSGPHAKWLNINGKRVLQVFPKPGVYYGQLKASGKRSFKKLR, from the coding sequence ATGGCAAAGACTTCGAACAGTCAGCCGACGGCAAAGGTAACTGCACAAGTCGCGCAAATACCTGTATCTTCTGCAGCTCCGAGTTCCCGCTTCGAGAGGTTCCTCGCGAGATACGGTTATAACAGCCTTGGGGAAAAGGTTTCTGCGGATCAACAGCCTCAGGCTGCGGTTGCCGCTCAATCCGTAGCACAGATGGCAAAGACTTCGAACAGTCAGCCGACGGCAAAGGTAACTGCACAAGTCGCAAAAGCTTCAAGTTCCTCCCAGGGTAACAGTCAATCCAAACAGTACCGCGTATCACGCAAGGTTCCAGTGTATATTTTCACAGATCCCCACTTTGATACTGTGGCTCTCAATAAAATCGTTGAGTTGAAAAATGCGGGAGCCATTGTTGCCGTAGTTGGAGACTTCGTTGGAACAGTTAAACGTAACCCTGACGGAAGTTGTGTCGGCGGATATCATGGGAACGATCAACCTCAAAAGATAATCGACATTCTTAAGAATGGTAGAGGCACCTCCGGACATATCGTCGCGGGATACGGCAATCACGAATTCTACTCTAAAGAATTTTCAGGGAAAATCGATAATCTCCAAAAATTTGGAAAGGCTTTAACGGCTGCTGGAGTAGAACCGACGAATTTATGTCCCGGGGATAAAGGAGCAGCACCATACGTTAAGATCGGAAACTGCTACTTTTTTTCCTATTCTACTGAGGAATACAGTCAATCTATGACGAACGAAGACAAACAACAATACGAGCGGTGGAGTATTAAGAAGATAGCTGATGAAATCAAACGAGTTTGTGACTCTAAAACGGAAGAGATTTTTCTATTAAATCACGCGAAGCTTAGCGAGTCCGAGAAAATTACAACTGGAGTTATTCAAAGACTTCAATCGTTTTCAAAGGGATTAAAGTTCGATTTAAATAAAGTTTATATCACGGCTAGCGCTGCGCACGATCACTACTACAGTGGCCCCCACGCAAAGTGGTTGAATATCAATGGCAAGAGAGTATTGCAAGTATTCCCAAAACCGGGCGTATACTATGGTCAGTTAAAGGCTAGTGGCAAACGAAGCTTTAAAAAGTTGCGTTAA
- a CDS encoding 5'-3' exonuclease yields MSKCFLIDGMNLIFRCFYGIPMLSNNGFPTNAILGSVKILWKIIKTKQPACLVFFLDKGRDPKRQALLPAYKANRLEVPDPVKVQIPVVKAFAEALGVTIIERSHVEADDLVASFSRKYQNDFDQTIIFSADKDFAQCVSEKVYLLIPESRSAQLGHLLDRQGVYEKFGVYPGQIVDYLSLIGDQADNIPGVQGVGPKTASNWLQNFHTIEGIYKNIAQIKPTRFQNLLPNERENLQRNRQLIALNQGIEDIFLEQNTANWDQYNELVKFYKFRTLQLRGEKDLTRL; encoded by the coding sequence ATGTCGAAATGCTTTTTGATCGACGGCATGAATCTCATTTTTCGCTGTTTTTACGGGATCCCGATGCTGAGTAACAACGGGTTTCCAACGAACGCAATCCTCGGCTCGGTGAAAATTTTGTGGAAAATTATTAAGACGAAACAGCCGGCTTGCTTGGTCTTTTTTCTCGATAAAGGTCGTGATCCAAAGCGCCAAGCCCTATTGCCGGCGTATAAAGCTAACCGACTCGAAGTTCCCGATCCTGTGAAGGTGCAAATTCCAGTTGTTAAGGCATTTGCCGAGGCACTTGGAGTGACAATTATCGAACGATCTCATGTCGAGGCAGACGACTTAGTCGCCTCATTTTCCCGGAAGTATCAAAATGACTTCGATCAAACAATCATTTTTAGCGCCGATAAGGATTTTGCACAATGTGTCTCAGAAAAAGTATATTTGTTAATTCCCGAATCACGTTCGGCCCAGTTGGGACATCTCCTAGATCGGCAAGGTGTATACGAAAAATTTGGCGTGTATCCCGGACAAATTGTGGATTATCTATCGCTAATCGGCGATCAGGCAGATAATATTCCTGGAGTTCAGGGTGTTGGGCCGAAAACTGCTAGTAATTGGCTGCAAAATTTCCATACCATTGAGGGCATATATAAAAATATCGCCCAAATCAAACCGACACGTTTTCAAAATTTACTACCAAATGAACGAGAAAATCTCCAACGAAATCGTCAACTAATCGCGCTCAATCAAGGCATTGAAGACATTTTTTTAGAACAAAATACCGCCAATTGGGATCAATATAACGAACTTGTAAAATTTTATAAATTTCGAACTTTGCAACTTAGAGGTGAAAAAGATCTAACGAGGCTGTAG
- a CDS encoding diphosphate--fructose-6-phosphate 1-phosphotransferase — protein sequence MSTAKILLHQWGRIARFALMTEADTELEGNVLVVQSGYISPASNAALAGVISNALNYEAVGEIFGSRDGFCGILNDDLVDLAVQSQQTIRDLLFTPGAALGSFPWAERSEEEFEALLQALERHNIRFLFIIGDAEAQAIALELTQWMQGRYDLRIIALPESNHNMLPLTDHGFGYGSSAKFVASVVSEASLYASTVANHDWVNIVELEGNNTEWLIAAALLAHQRGESSMPLLLLPSIPFSAETFLNRVQSELKSHAACTVVTGAALIDQEGNFIAHSNSSVNLRTLLEESLEVHVAVTQLGALQWAAAHNLSQTDIDEAYMCGKKAVDFALDGVTGKMVTLLRAEGSRYGVEYGVADLSNVVGHQKALPEHWFGEDGALNHNFIKYALPLIQGAVTCAEEDGLPRFAKLKQ from the coding sequence ATGTCTACTGCAAAAATTTTATTGCATCAATGGGGACGAATTGCACGGTTTGCGCTCATGACGGAAGCGGATACAGAGCTTGAAGGAAACGTTTTAGTGGTACAATCAGGATATATATCGCCGGCCTCAAATGCAGCCTTAGCGGGCGTTATTTCAAATGCCCTGAATTACGAAGCCGTTGGGGAGATTTTCGGCTCAAGAGATGGTTTCTGCGGTATCCTTAACGATGATTTAGTAGATCTTGCAGTGCAGTCACAACAGACAATCCGCGATTTGTTGTTTACCCCGGGAGCGGCATTGGGAAGTTTCCCTTGGGCGGAGCGCTCAGAGGAAGAGTTTGAGGCACTTTTACAGGCATTAGAACGTCATAATATTCGTTTCCTTTTTATCATTGGCGATGCCGAAGCCCAGGCAATCGCGCTTGAATTAACTCAATGGATGCAGGGGCGTTATGATCTACGTATTATCGCATTACCCGAATCGAATCATAACATGCTACCTTTGACAGACCACGGATTTGGATATGGCAGTAGTGCGAAGTTTGTGGCCTCGGTAGTTTCCGAGGCCTCACTTTATGCCTCGACAGTTGCGAACCACGATTGGGTCAATATTGTTGAACTTGAAGGAAACAATACCGAATGGCTGATTGCGGCTGCATTATTGGCACATCAAAGGGGGGAAAGTTCAATGCCATTATTACTACTGCCTTCGATACCATTTTCGGCAGAAACATTTCTCAATCGAGTACAATCCGAGCTAAAGTCTCATGCGGCGTGTACCGTCGTAACCGGGGCGGCGTTGATTGATCAAGAGGGGAATTTTATTGCGCACAGCAACAGCTCGGTCAACTTGCGTACCTTGCTAGAAGAATCGTTGGAAGTCCATGTAGCCGTAACGCAACTCGGGGCACTACAATGGGCAGCTGCTCACAATTTGTCTCAAACGGATATCGATGAGGCGTACATGTGTGGCAAAAAGGCGGTCGATTTTGCACTTGATGGCGTAACAGGAAAAATGGTGACGCTACTGCGGGCAGAGGGTAGCCGATACGGTGTCGAGTACGGCGTCGCGGATCTCAGCAATGTTGTTGGCCATCAAAAAGCACTCCCGGAGCACTGGTTCGGCGAAGATGGAGCATTAAATCATAATTTTATTAAGTATGCATTGCCGCTCATACAGGGAGCTGTCACATGTGCCGAAGAAGACGGATTGCCGCGTTTTGCAAAGCTCAAACAGTAG